Proteins encoded in a region of the Bacillus sp. T3 genome:
- a CDS encoding thiolase C-terminal domain-containing protein has protein sequence MPKHANIIGVSMVKFEKPGKNEPYEIMAAKAINGALKDAGISYSDVEQAYASYVYGDSTCGQTALYKVGMTGIPIINVNNNCSSGSTALFLARQAVESGAVDCVLAFGFEEMKPGALGENWADRTSPFQWMNDRFHQLNPEMPDGPFALKVFGAAGLEYLEKSGANPDIYGKVAVKSRQHAIHNPYSLFTKGMDLAEVMNAPTVYPGLTRFMACPPTCGAAAVIVCSEQFSKKHNINRSVKIIAQAMATDKPDSHEDYMHLVGSGMTSTAAKQAYEMAGFGPEAIDVIELHDCFTPNEVITYEGLGLCGKGEAEKFINDGDNTYGGRFVINPSWRLNVQGSSTWGNWFGTVN, from the coding sequence ATGCCAAAGCACGCAAATATCATTGGTGTTAGTATGGTCAAATTTGAAAAACCTGGCAAGAATGAGCCTTACGAAATCATGGCTGCAAAAGCCATCAATGGTGCGCTGAAGGATGCGGGAATTTCGTACTCAGATGTTGAGCAAGCCTATGCTAGCTATGTTTACGGGGACAGCACTTGTGGGCAAACCGCACTTTATAAGGTGGGAATGACAGGAATTCCGATTATCAATGTCAACAATAACTGCTCGTCCGGCTCAACTGCTTTATTTTTAGCAAGACAGGCAGTGGAATCAGGGGCAGTTGATTGTGTATTAGCGTTTGGGTTTGAGGAAATGAAGCCGGGGGCATTAGGGGAAAATTGGGCTGATCGTACCTCGCCATTCCAATGGATGAATGACCGGTTTCACCAGTTGAATCCCGAAATGCCAGATGGTCCGTTTGCATTGAAGGTGTTTGGAGCAGCTGGGTTAGAATATCTAGAAAAATCAGGTGCCAATCCTGACATTTATGGGAAAGTTGCTGTGAAATCACGGCAGCATGCCATTCATAATCCGTATTCTTTATTTACAAAGGGAATGGATTTGGCTGAAGTCATGAATGCCCCTACCGTCTATCCAGGTCTAACACGGTTTATGGCCTGTCCACCAACCTGTGGGGCTGCAGCTGTTATTGTGTGTAGCGAACAATTTTCGAAAAAACACAACATCAATCGTTCGGTGAAAATCATTGCCCAAGCAATGGCAACAGATAAACCTGATAGCCATGAGGATTACATGCATTTAGTTGGCAGCGGTATGACTTCAACGGCCGCCAAGCAAGCTTATGAAATGGCCGGCTTTGGACCTGAAGCCATCGATGTCATCGAACTTCATGATTGCTTTACTCCGAATGAGGTCATTACCTACGAGGGCTTGGGCCTATGTGGCAAAGGAGAAGCGGAGAAATTCATCAATGATGGTGACAACACTTATGGCGGTAGGTTTGTTATCAATCCATCCTGGAGGCTTAATGTCCAAGGGTCATCCACTTGGGGCAACTGGTTTGGCACAGTCAACTGA
- a CDS encoding acyl-CoA dehydrogenase family protein — translation MNYSLLAIEEEITLFKKTIEAFAKKEIEPYYSKWEKDGILPKWLWKKLGEAGFLCVDIPEQYGGLGVSLPFSACIVDVFCRLGFNSVATNISVHSNIVAHYILNSGNEAHKQRYLPKMASGEWVGAIAMTEPGAGSDLQGIKTTAIKNLTTGEYVINGSKTFITNGQHLDFAVVAARTNLDVSASKGTSLFIVEAGSEGFIKGKNLNKIGLHSADTSELFFDSVVVPASQIIGEVDSGFITLMKELPRERTILAVGACGAMEGALEITINYLQERTAFGKSLNQFQVIRHKIAEMVTETKVNRVFTNHCMALLADNRLSAADASVAKLSTTEAQGRVVDGCLQLFGGYGYMEEYPISRFYTDARVQRIYGGTSEIMKEIISKDVLSK, via the coding sequence TTGAATTATAGTCTACTAGCGATTGAAGAAGAGATTACATTGTTTAAAAAAACGATTGAAGCCTTCGCCAAAAAGGAAATTGAACCCTATTACTCAAAATGGGAGAAGGATGGGATCCTTCCAAAATGGCTGTGGAAAAAGCTTGGTGAAGCCGGCTTCCTATGTGTTGATATTCCCGAGCAATATGGCGGACTGGGAGTCTCATTACCATTTTCAGCCTGTATTGTCGATGTGTTCTGCCGGCTTGGATTTAATTCTGTTGCGACAAATATCTCTGTTCATTCCAATATTGTAGCACATTATATTCTCAACTCTGGGAACGAGGCCCACAAGCAGCGATATTTACCGAAAATGGCTTCGGGAGAATGGGTGGGTGCTATTGCGATGACCGAGCCGGGTGCAGGTAGTGACTTGCAGGGAATCAAAACGACGGCAATCAAAAATCTAACAACCGGTGAGTATGTGATCAATGGCTCGAAGACCTTTATTACCAATGGCCAACACTTGGACTTCGCGGTTGTGGCAGCAAGGACAAATTTAGATGTTTCGGCTTCGAAAGGAACATCGTTGTTTATTGTGGAAGCTGGAAGTGAGGGGTTCATTAAGGGGAAAAATTTGAATAAAATCGGGCTCCATTCAGCTGATACGTCAGAGCTATTTTTCGATAGTGTGGTCGTTCCAGCAAGCCAAATCATTGGTGAAGTTGATAGCGGGTTTATTACGTTAATGAAAGAGTTACCTAGGGAACGGACGATTCTCGCAGTAGGAGCGTGCGGAGCAATGGAAGGTGCATTAGAAATCACAATTAACTATTTGCAGGAGCGTACAGCTTTCGGTAAATCACTGAACCAGTTCCAGGTTATTCGTCACAAAATTGCCGAAATGGTAACCGAAACAAAGGTTAATCGTGTATTTACGAATCATTGCATGGCGTTATTGGCGGATAATCGTTTGAGTGCAGCCGATGCGAGTGTAGCAAAATTGTCGACTACTGAAGCGCAAGGTCGGGTAGTTGATGGCTGCCTACAGTTGTTTGGCGGCTACGGTTATATGGAGGAGTACCCCATTTCTCGATTTTATACAGATGCAAGAGTGCAGCGAATCTATGGGGGTACATCCGAGATCATGAAAGAAATCATCAGCAAGGATGTACTAAGTAAGTAG
- a CDS encoding sigma 54-interacting transcriptional regulator, which yields MLVSEAMTTTFRCCTKNQTLRDVLPMFTQTTSNILPVVDDSNKLIGIITKNKIFNILTTQPSFDTTIEAYFNPNSIYIFPDDEIVETRRLLLKHNIGHAPVVDNDLKPVGLISTQQLLSAYNIYLRKFESTKAWEQKLRSVIEMAYDAIILVNNKAEITMVNRGFTDLFDMTSDEILNKSCKKLFPYLDIEQVVKSGVSIRNTPQLIKGQQSLISIFPIKENGETIGAICKVTYRGLTHLHEALNKVKKLEKQLSDYQHQFNEMKGTKYTLFDIAGESEAIRKVKQEATLASRSMSTVLIVGESGTGKELFAQGIHAASGQSGPFIQVNCAAIPAELLESEFFGYSEGAFTGAKKGGMKGKFELAQNGTIFLDEIGEMPLQLQVKLLRVLQEREFQPIGSAKTIHLNSKIIAATNKNIEQMVKEGKFREDLYYRLNIIRLNIPPLRKRIEDLPEIIQAIIDRLKQNGFYIRGVTHSAFAKLMRHSWPGNVRELQNILERAANLKTGDYIEAHDIPNITSSTEDNNSTPEAPPAEPRIQSYKERLYSNEKEMIISALAEAKGNKTKASQILGISRPWLYAKMKKYQL from the coding sequence TTGCTCGTATCTGAAGCGATGACAACAACATTTAGATGCTGTACAAAAAATCAAACATTACGGGATGTGCTTCCGATGTTTACACAAACAACTTCAAATATCCTTCCTGTTGTCGATGATTCGAATAAATTAATTGGGATTATCACGAAAAATAAAATCTTTAACATATTAACTACACAGCCTTCCTTTGACACAACAATCGAAGCATACTTTAACCCGAATTCTATCTATATTTTTCCAGATGACGAAATTGTTGAAACGCGACGCCTGTTATTAAAACATAATATTGGACATGCCCCGGTTGTTGATAACGATTTGAAGCCGGTCGGCTTGATTTCTACTCAACAATTACTGAGCGCCTACAATATTTACTTACGCAAGTTTGAATCTACCAAAGCTTGGGAACAAAAGCTTCGCTCCGTGATTGAGATGGCCTATGATGCCATTATTCTTGTAAACAACAAAGCGGAAATCACGATGGTTAATAGAGGCTTTACTGACCTATTTGACATGACAAGTGATGAAATCCTAAATAAATCTTGTAAAAAACTATTTCCATATCTTGATATTGAACAGGTTGTCAAAAGTGGCGTGAGCATTCGGAATACTCCGCAGCTTATCAAAGGCCAGCAATCACTCATTTCTATTTTTCCTATAAAGGAAAACGGGGAGACAATTGGCGCAATCTGCAAGGTTACGTATCGCGGTCTCACCCACCTCCATGAGGCATTGAACAAAGTAAAAAAGCTTGAAAAACAGTTATCCGATTATCAACATCAATTTAATGAGATGAAGGGAACAAAATATACTCTCTTTGATATCGCCGGTGAATCGGAGGCGATTCGAAAAGTAAAACAAGAAGCGACCTTAGCATCACGGAGTATGTCCACTGTGTTAATCGTTGGCGAAAGCGGAACAGGAAAAGAGCTCTTCGCCCAAGGGATTCATGCCGCCTCCGGGCAATCGGGGCCGTTCATTCAAGTCAATTGCGCTGCCATCCCGGCTGAATTGCTAGAATCGGAGTTTTTCGGATATAGTGAAGGGGCTTTTACTGGGGCAAAAAAGGGTGGAATGAAGGGGAAGTTTGAGCTCGCCCAAAATGGAACCATTTTTCTCGATGAAATTGGCGAAATGCCGCTTCAGCTTCAAGTTAAGCTCCTACGAGTACTACAGGAACGAGAATTTCAGCCAATTGGAAGTGCCAAAACCATTCATCTAAACTCTAAAATCATTGCAGCGACGAACAAAAACATCGAACAAATGGTGAAGGAAGGCAAATTTCGCGAGGACCTTTACTACCGTTTGAATATTATTCGCTTGAATATTCCCCCGTTGCGGAAGCGGATAGAGGATCTGCCTGAAATTATTCAAGCCATCATTGACCGCCTGAAACAGAACGGTTTCTATATAAGAGGAGTAACCCACTCTGCGTTCGCGAAGCTGATGAGGCATTCATGGCCAGGAAACGTCCGGGAATTACAAAACATTCTCGAACGAGCAGCAAATTTAAAAACAGGAGACTACATTGAGGCTCACGACATTCCAAATATCACTAGCAGTACCGAAGACAACAACTCAACACCCGAAGCACCTCCAGCTGAACCCAGAATACAATCTTATAAAGAAAGATTATATTCTAACGAAAAAGAAATGATTATCTCTGCCCTAGCTGAAGCTAAAGGCAACAAAACGAAGGCCAGTCAAATACTTGGTATTAGTCGCCCATGGCTTTATGCGAAAATGAAGAAATATCAACTATGA
- a CDS encoding SDR family oxidoreductase, which produces MSSNQNQKKPTFPPQHQNTQPGIETEMNPRPTSLSPTYKASGKLAGKKAIITGGDSGIGKAVALLFAKEGADVAIVYLNEHEDASETQQLVEAEGRKCLLYAGDIGNEDFCKDTVQKILSEFRSLNILVNNAAEQHPQKSLIDITSAQLEKTFRTNIFSFFYMAKMALPHLKKGASIINTASITAYHGNKQLIDYSATKGAIVSFTRSLALSLATQGIRVNAVAPGPIWTPLIPSTFTADQVATFGSDTPMGRAGQPFELAPAYVYLASEDSSYVSGQTIHVNGGTIVGG; this is translated from the coding sequence ATGAGTAGCAATCAAAATCAAAAGAAGCCAACTTTTCCCCCTCAGCATCAAAACACGCAGCCCGGAATCGAAACGGAAATGAATCCCCGTCCAACATCACTTAGCCCTACATACAAAGCTAGTGGAAAATTGGCTGGCAAAAAGGCGATAATCACAGGTGGAGACAGTGGAATTGGGAAGGCCGTTGCGCTTCTTTTTGCTAAAGAAGGGGCAGATGTTGCCATTGTCTACTTAAACGAACATGAAGATGCTAGTGAAACACAACAGCTTGTTGAAGCGGAAGGACGCAAATGCCTGCTGTATGCCGGTGATATCGGCAATGAAGATTTTTGTAAAGATACCGTGCAAAAAATCCTGTCAGAATTCAGGAGCTTGAATATCCTTGTTAATAATGCGGCTGAGCAGCATCCGCAAAAAAGCCTTATAGATATTACTTCTGCACAGCTGGAGAAAACATTCAGGACGAATATTTTTTCATTTTTCTACATGGCCAAAATGGCATTACCTCATTTAAAAAAAGGAGCTTCCATAATTAATACGGCTTCGATTACAGCCTACCATGGAAATAAGCAACTCATTGACTATTCTGCGACAAAGGGAGCCATCGTTTCTTTTACTCGTTCATTGGCATTGTCACTTGCCACCCAAGGAATCCGAGTAAATGCCGTTGCACCAGGACCGATATGGACCCCACTGATTCCCTCCACATTTACAGCCGACCAGGTCGCCACGTTTGGATCGGATACGCCAATGGGAAGAGCAGGACAACCGTTTGAGCTGGCACCAGCCTATGTTTATTTGGCCTCGGAGGATTCTAGCTATGTAAGCGGGCAGACCATTCATGTTAATGGAGGCACCATTGTAGGCGGATAA
- a CDS encoding Cof-type HAD-IIB family hydrolase, giving the protein MQKIIFIDVDGTLVNDHGVVPESAKLAIRNARKNGHLAFLCTGRSKSELFPEILDVGFDGIIGAAGGYIELEKEVLFHECVKIQDVQHLVEFFNSHGIDFYLESNGGLFAGGNCKKHIRDIIEKLLMEKPEAKEEIEKGIQPFHDLIIEGEYLIREDINKISFLDSDLPFEMIKKEFESKFTVIPSTVSFFGKNSGELSIPGIHKATAIEKLLQHLKINKEDTFAYGDGLNDIEMLEFVQHGIAMGNAKEAVKKVADDITETHDEGGIFNSFIKYGLI; this is encoded by the coding sequence ATGCAAAAAATTATCTTCATCGATGTGGATGGTACACTGGTTAATGATCATGGTGTCGTTCCAGAATCGGCTAAACTTGCTATTCGAAATGCTAGGAAAAATGGTCACCTTGCTTTTTTATGTACGGGTAGATCGAAATCAGAACTATTCCCTGAAATCCTGGACGTTGGGTTTGATGGTATTATCGGTGCTGCTGGCGGCTATATCGAGTTGGAAAAAGAAGTATTGTTCCATGAATGTGTTAAAATACAGGACGTTCAACACTTGGTAGAGTTTTTTAACAGTCATGGAATTGATTTTTATTTAGAATCAAATGGAGGATTATTTGCAGGAGGAAACTGTAAAAAGCATATCCGAGACATAATAGAAAAGTTGTTAATGGAAAAACCTGAAGCGAAAGAAGAAATTGAAAAAGGAATTCAGCCATTTCATGATCTCATCATTGAGGGTGAGTATTTAATTAGAGAAGATATTAATAAGATATCCTTTTTAGATTCAGACTTGCCGTTCGAGATGATTAAAAAAGAATTCGAATCAAAATTTACTGTCATACCTAGTACTGTATCATTTTTCGGTAAGAATAGTGGAGAGTTATCCATTCCTGGTATTCACAAAGCAACTGCTATTGAAAAGTTGCTACAGCATTTAAAAATAAACAAAGAAGATACTTTTGCATACGGTGACGGATTAAATGATATAGAAATGCTTGAATTTGTCCAACACGGTATTGCTATGGGTAATGCAAAAGAAGCAGTTAAGAAAGTAGCTGACGATATTACTGAAACACATGATGAAGGTGGTATTTTTAATAGTTTTATAAAGTATGGGTTAATTTAG
- a CDS encoding 6-phospho-beta-glucosidase, protein MSKGVKIVTIGGGSSYTPELMEGFIKRYDELPIREMWLVDIEAGKEKLEIVGEMAQRMWDASPYDVKVHLTLDRREALKDADFVTTQFRVGLLDARIKDERIPLSYGMVGQETNGAGGIFKAFRTIPVILGIVEDMKELCPNAWLINFTNPSGMVTDAVVRYGKWDKVIGLCNVPVNAMVAEPELIGKNIDELIYSFAGLNHFHWHRVQDLQGNDITSEIIDKLYDGDSGIPTNIHDMPFFKEQLKQMNVIPCGYHRYYYRYDEMLDHLIEEYNDPNVGTRAQQVKQTEAELFELYKDPNLNHKPEQLSKRGGAHYSDAACETIASIYANKNTHIVVSTKNNGAVPDLAPDDVVEVSAYIGSAGARPIAFGSLQLAERGWLQVMKNMELCVEEAAVTGDYGLALQAFIINPLIPSGEKAKRVLDELLIAHKKYLPQFAEKIAELEAAGIEVKDEIAKNLDKSLVSTENVG, encoded by the coding sequence ATGTCAAAAGGCGTAAAAATTGTAACCATTGGTGGAGGCAGCAGCTACACTCCTGAGTTAATGGAAGGTTTTATTAAAAGATATGATGAATTGCCAATTAGAGAAATGTGGCTTGTTGATATTGAAGCTGGGAAAGAAAAACTTGAAATTGTTGGTGAGATGGCCCAAAGAATGTGGGATGCTTCTCCATATGATGTAAAAGTCCATTTAACACTAGATCGCCGTGAAGCGTTGAAAGATGCTGACTTTGTAACGACACAATTTAGAGTAGGACTACTGGATGCTAGAATTAAAGATGAAAGAATTCCTTTATCATATGGAATGGTAGGACAAGAAACAAATGGGGCAGGTGGTATTTTCAAAGCCTTCAGAACGATTCCTGTTATTTTAGGCATCGTTGAGGATATGAAAGAATTATGCCCGAATGCTTGGCTTATCAACTTCACGAACCCTAGTGGAATGGTTACAGACGCAGTCGTTCGCTATGGTAAATGGGATAAGGTTATTGGCTTGTGCAATGTTCCAGTTAATGCAATGGTAGCTGAACCGGAATTAATCGGGAAAAACATTGATGAGTTAATCTATTCTTTTGCTGGCTTAAATCATTTTCACTGGCACCGAGTCCAAGATTTACAAGGAAATGATATCACTTCTGAAATCATTGACAAATTATATGATGGAGATTCTGGTATCCCTACAAATATTCATGATATGCCATTTTTTAAAGAGCAATTGAAACAAATGAACGTAATCCCTTGCGGATATCATCGTTACTATTACCGTTATGACGAAATGTTAGATCATTTAATTGAAGAGTACAATGACCCGAATGTAGGAACAAGAGCACAACAAGTTAAACAGACAGAAGCGGAGCTTTTTGAACTTTACAAAGATCCTAACCTAAATCATAAACCTGAACAATTATCTAAACGCGGCGGCGCTCATTATTCTGATGCTGCATGTGAAACCATCGCATCTATCTATGCAAATAAAAATACACACATCGTTGTATCAACAAAGAATAACGGAGCTGTTCCAGATTTGGCTCCAGACGATGTAGTGGAAGTTTCTGCTTATATTGGTTCTGCAGGGGCAAGACCAATTGCGTTTGGTTCTCTTCAACTGGCAGAAAGAGGCTGGCTACAAGTCATGAAAAATATGGAATTATGTGTAGAGGAAGCAGCAGTTACTGGTGATTACGGATTAGCATTACAAGCCTTTATCATAAATCCATTAATCCCAAGCGGAGAAAAAGCAAAACGTGTATTAGATGAACTATTAATTGCACACAAAAAGTATTTACCTCAATTTGCTGAAAAAATTGCAGAATTAGAAGCTGCAGGGATTGAAGTAAAAGACGAAATTGCAAAAAATTTAGACAAAAGTCTAGTATCTACAGAAAATGTTGGTTAA
- a CDS encoding MurR/RpiR family transcriptional regulator, with product MLLTEKMKEDIFSSSERDIIDYLFKQRENIKDKTTKQISKETYTHPSTLIRIAKKLGYSGWIELKNSFLDEIYYLNRHFSSIDANYPFDEHDSVMTVANKMALLNQNTISDTLSLINYDDLQRATNMLDTAAHIKVFSMNHNLLICYDFKTKMNRIRKHVSLCTVDPQFEAVNSNSETCAIVISYSGESDDIVSLLPFLKRKKIPIIALTSIGENTLTKYADCILRITTRERLYSKIGSFTTNDSICFLLDVLYASVFSKDYKKNLEFKTNISKYFDHRKSSNEVMQETIQDND from the coding sequence ATGTTACTTACAGAGAAAATGAAAGAGGATATTTTTTCTTCATCGGAAAGGGACATAATCGATTATTTGTTTAAACAGAGAGAGAATATTAAAGATAAAACAACTAAACAAATTTCGAAAGAGACTTACACTCACCCATCCACCTTAATAAGAATCGCTAAAAAATTGGGTTATAGTGGTTGGATTGAATTAAAAAATAGTTTTCTTGATGAAATTTACTATCTAAATAGGCATTTTTCGTCTATTGATGCTAATTATCCTTTTGATGAACATGATAGTGTCATGACCGTTGCCAATAAAATGGCTTTATTGAATCAAAACACGATTAGTGATACTCTGTCTCTCATAAATTATGATGATTTGCAAAGAGCGACGAATATGTTGGATACAGCAGCACATATTAAAGTATTTTCCATGAATCATAATTTGTTGATTTGTTATGATTTTAAAACGAAGATGAACCGAATTAGAAAACATGTCAGTCTCTGTACAGTTGATCCACAATTCGAAGCGGTAAATTCTAATAGTGAAACTTGTGCCATTGTGATCTCTTATAGTGGGGAAAGTGACGATATTGTTAGTCTGTTGCCTTTTTTGAAGCGAAAAAAAATACCCATCATTGCTTTAACAAGTATTGGGGAAAATACGCTGACAAAATACGCGGATTGCATTTTACGAATTACCACTCGGGAAAGATTGTATTCTAAAATAGGGAGTTTCACTACGAACGATTCCATCTGCTTTTTATTAGATGTTCTCTATGCTAGTGTTTTTTCCAAAGACTATAAAAAGAACCTTGAATTTAAAACCAACATTTCCAAATATTTCGATCACAGAAAAAGCTCCAACGAAGTTATGCAAGAAACGATACAGGATAACGATTAA
- a CDS encoding DUF2179 domain-containing protein, with product MLLNILLIFALQLVYVPILTLRTIFLVKNMSVAASSFGILEALVYVFGLSLVFSGKQSIAEMVVYAIGFGVGLYIGSRIENKLAIGYTCLVVNLMEMNEELITLLRNKGFGVTIFEGMGRDSKRFQLEILTKRNRENEVIDLIEEYEPKAFIISYEPRKFKGGYLIKTMKKHLKKGTTVKQM from the coding sequence ATGCTATTAAATATTCTATTGATTTTTGCGCTTCAATTGGTCTATGTCCCAATCTTGACACTTCGGACGATTTTTTTAGTGAAAAATATGAGCGTGGCAGCTTCATCATTTGGCATACTGGAGGCCCTCGTTTATGTATTTGGACTGTCCTTAGTTTTTTCGGGTAAACAGAGCATTGCTGAAATGGTCGTATATGCAATAGGGTTTGGAGTAGGATTATATATTGGTTCACGGATCGAAAATAAGCTAGCGATTGGTTACACTTGTTTAGTTGTCAATTTAATGGAAATGAATGAAGAACTGATTACTTTATTAAGAAATAAAGGATTCGGTGTTACCATCTTTGAAGGCATGGGACGTGATAGTAAAAGATTTCAATTAGAAATATTAACTAAGCGAAACCGCGAAAATGAAGTGATTGACTTAATCGAAGAATACGAGCCAAAAGCGTTCATCATTTCATATGAACCGCGAAAATTTAAAGGCGGTTATCTCATTAAAACGATGAAGAAGCATTTGAAAAAAGGCACCACTGTGAAACAAATGTAA
- a CDS encoding carbonic anhydrase produces MNLEEQKKVLFVIGMEHNLETIIKQNMNINPESSLFIHRDRPEALEPFGNLMRDIIISVYMENVEEIYLVSTQDEKKKEKSILNKIYEKIESQEEIQTLDYLFKNCMPEFPDSNLIEWLEGSQTLTDVQKRIDVIRNHPLMPSNIKVTELFIHQENKKIILEQ; encoded by the coding sequence GTGAATTTAGAGGAACAGAAAAAAGTACTATTTGTGATTGGAATGGAACACAACCTAGAGACCATAATTAAGCAGAATATGAATATCAATCCGGAAAGTAGCTTATTTATACACCGTGATCGACCGGAAGCCCTAGAGCCTTTTGGCAATTTAATGAGGGACATCATTATTTCTGTTTATATGGAAAATGTTGAGGAAATCTACTTAGTTTCCACTCAGGATGAAAAGAAGAAAGAAAAAAGTATCCTAAATAAAATTTATGAAAAAATAGAATCACAAGAGGAAATTCAAACACTAGATTACCTTTTTAAAAATTGTATGCCAGAGTTTCCTGACAGTAATTTAATAGAGTGGCTAGAGGGAAGCCAAACTTTAACGGATGTACAAAAAAGGATTGATGTTATTCGAAATCATCCTTTAATGCCGTCCAATATAAAAGTCACCGAATTATTTATTCACCAGGAGAACAAAAAAATTATTTTGGAACAGTGA
- a CDS encoding DUF2294 domain-containing protein, producing the protein MTVISKGALEAEISKALTHWEKHYLGRGSVSVKSDIMRDMIIVVLRGILTPAEYSLCQDKEGLMSVKLNRNSLVESGLEELKEIIFNITGQKVISFFTDLSTQSGERIMVFKLSSDFQSKLSFGEI; encoded by the coding sequence ATGACGGTTATATCAAAGGGAGCTCTTGAAGCTGAAATAAGTAAAGCATTAACTCATTGGGAGAAACACTATCTTGGACGTGGCTCCGTATCGGTTAAATCGGATATTATGCGTGACATGATTATTGTTGTCTTACGCGGGATCTTAACTCCGGCTGAATATTCACTTTGCCAAGATAAAGAGGGGTTAATGTCTGTTAAATTGAATCGAAATAGTTTGGTGGAGTCAGGTTTAGAGGAATTAAAGGAAATTATTTTTAACATAACCGGACAAAAAGTAATAAGTTTTTTCACCGACCTTAGTACACAGTCGGGAGAACGAATCATGGTTTTTAAGCTATCAAGTGATTTCCAAAGTAAATTATCGTTTGGAGAAATATAA